From Deinococcus sp. KSM4-11, a single genomic window includes:
- a CDS encoding M14 family zinc carboxypeptidase has product MTDQSITPEILDRWLRTVPDYTRFLTVDELYAQARAVARDHPDLAVLREVGHSTDGEAIPMVSIGDGPVPLLFYACPHPNEPVGAMLVSYLLDELIRSPELRSGFTWHLLPCVDPDGTRLNEGWFAGPFTARHYAQEFYRPPGVEQVEWTFPVAYKDFHFDAPIPETRALMDALTAVRPAFIYSLHNAGFGGVYYYISRDVPQVYPEFYRVPESLGLFLAKGEAEMPWGVEFAPAIYKTSSIAEAYDYYETYTTEAPASMIGSGGSSGDFLEAMDGQRALTLITELPYFQAAAVADETLSGQTRREVLLEGQDKTWALTQAVDALYAPVAGLMTLDSRLHRAFLLFHQHYLKAGVQRQAILADPATQEGASMAQRTDALYVSPFYQLLIYSMLRRAFQAQRARTDDPALAAAQEHLNRLLDQGFTDLETHLEYQAIPIRKAVQTQLGALLALLPHLRGSV; this is encoded by the coding sequence ATGACAGATCAGAGCATCACTCCAGAGATCCTCGACCGCTGGCTCCGAACGGTGCCGGACTACACGCGGTTCCTGACGGTGGACGAGCTGTACGCCCAGGCGCGCGCTGTGGCCCGTGACCACCCGGATCTGGCCGTACTGCGCGAGGTGGGGCATTCCACCGACGGCGAGGCAATTCCGATGGTCAGCATCGGCGACGGTCCGGTGCCACTGCTCTTCTACGCCTGCCCCCACCCCAACGAGCCGGTCGGCGCGATGCTGGTCAGCTACCTGCTGGACGAATTAATCCGCTCTCCGGAACTTCGGAGCGGCTTTACGTGGCACCTGCTACCCTGCGTGGATCCCGACGGCACCCGCCTGAACGAGGGCTGGTTTGCCGGGCCATTCACGGCGCGCCACTACGCGCAGGAATTCTACCGGCCTCCCGGCGTCGAACAGGTGGAATGGACCTTCCCGGTGGCGTACAAGGACTTCCATTTTGACGCTCCGATCCCTGAGACGCGGGCCTTGATGGACGCGCTGACTGCCGTACGCCCGGCTTTCATCTACAGCCTGCACAACGCGGGCTTCGGGGGCGTGTACTACTACATCAGCCGGGACGTACCGCAGGTGTACCCAGAATTCTACCGGGTGCCCGAAAGCCTGGGCCTCTTCTTGGCCAAGGGTGAGGCCGAGATGCCGTGGGGCGTCGAGTTCGCGCCCGCCATCTACAAGACGTCATCCATCGCTGAGGCCTACGACTATTACGAGACCTACACCACGGAAGCTCCGGCCTCCATGATCGGCAGCGGCGGCTCCAGCGGCGATTTCTTGGAGGCGATGGACGGCCAACGCGCACTGACGCTGATCACTGAACTGCCGTACTTTCAGGCCGCAGCCGTGGCTGATGAAACCCTGAGTGGGCAGACCCGCCGGGAGGTGCTGCTCGAAGGGCAGGACAAGACCTGGGCGCTCACCCAGGCCGTCGACGCGTTGTATGCTCCAGTCGCCGGTCTGATGACCCTGGATTCGCGCCTTCACCGGGCCTTTCTGCTCTTCCACCAGCACTACCTCAAGGCTGGCGTGCAGCGTCAGGCGATCCTGGCCGACCCGGCTACCCAAGAGGGGGCCAGTATGGCCCAGCGCACCGACGCGCTGTACGTCTCGCCCTTCTACCAACTGCTGATCTACAGCATGCTCCGCCGGGCCTTCCAGGCGCAGCGCGCCCGTACGGACGACCCGGCACTCGCAGCGGCGCAGGAGCATCTGAACCGTCTTCTGGATCAGGGCTTTACCGACCTCGAGACGCACCTGGAGTATCAGGCGATTCCCATCCGAAAGGCGGTGCAGACTCAGCTCGGGGCCCTGCTGGCGCTGTTGCCACACCTGCGAGGCAGTGTATGA
- a CDS encoding ParB/RepB/Spo0J family partition protein has protein sequence MTGKKSRAPRLSGLEGLLGSTAAMTRPQPAGTLPVTDLHPSALQPRRSFDEASLTRLADSIRAEGVLQPLLVRPVEGGHEIVAGERRWRAAQLAGLTEVPVLIRELDDTQARAAALIENLQRENLNVIDEVEGKLELVALGLGTRVGEARGRLMQLLKAADGGEDADRLDLMFTGLGETWQSFAKNKLRILNWPEPLLAALREGLPRRLVELIGRAPEAHQERLLVMLRSGSSREELTAEVTRLGGAGERPQAARVAQVLGRRRWLDALPEKDQRDVEKWLARMPAALRAALDGR, from the coding sequence ATGACCGGCAAGAAGAGCCGCGCACCGCGCCTGAGCGGTCTGGAAGGGCTGCTGGGGAGCACGGCCGCCATGACCCGGCCCCAGCCGGCCGGCACCCTGCCGGTCACTGACCTCCACCCCTCGGCGCTCCAGCCCCGGCGGTCGTTCGACGAGGCCAGCCTGACCAGGCTCGCGGATTCCATTCGTGCAGAGGGCGTCCTGCAGCCGCTGCTGGTGCGGCCAGTCGAGGGTGGGCACGAGATCGTGGCAGGGGAGAGGCGCTGGCGGGCCGCGCAGTTGGCCGGCCTGACCGAAGTGCCCGTGCTGATCCGGGAGCTCGACGACACCCAGGCGCGGGCTGCGGCGCTGATTGAGAACCTGCAGCGCGAGAACCTGAACGTCATCGATGAGGTGGAGGGCAAACTCGAGCTTGTGGCGCTGGGCCTGGGCACAAGAGTAGGTGAGGCGCGGGGTCGCCTGATGCAGCTTCTTAAGGCCGCAGATGGGGGAGAGGACGCTGATCGCCTCGACCTGATGTTCACCGGACTGGGGGAGACCTGGCAGAGCTTCGCAAAGAATAAGCTCCGTATCCTGAACTGGCCGGAGCCCCTGCTGGCGGCCCTGCGCGAGGGTCTGCCGCGCCGACTGGTCGAACTGATCGGTCGCGCCCCAGAGGCTCACCAGGAGCGGCTTCTGGTCATGCTGCGTTCTGGTTCTTCACGTGAAGAACTGACAGCCGAAGTTACCCGTCTTGGCGGAGCAGGGGAGAGGCCGCAGGCGGCCCGGGTGGCCCAGGTTTTGGGCCGCCGCCGATGGCTGGATGCTCTACCGGAGAAGGATCAGCGTGACGTCGAAAAGTGGCTGGCAAGGATGCCAGCTGCGCTACGAGCCGCACTGGACGGCAGATGA
- a CDS encoding ABC transporter permease, translating to MLPFLVRRVLLMVPVLAGIIFITFGLLAFAPGSYISLALSSGISNPQVLERVRQQLRLDEPWYERFGHYLWDVLHGDLGQSIVAGQPVISQLWAALPNTLILTISSLLFAVVVSLIAGSLAGARPNTAADYLASGISVLGVALPSFWLGLMLILLFSLKLRWLPLGGGGTGNLSQGLWPFLSYLILPTVALGSELTAILTRLTRGALLDVLSEDYIRTARAKGVSPGRVLYRHALRNAALPLITTAGIQFGGLLGGAVVVETIFSWPGMGLLTVSAIQQRDLPMIQGSVLVFATLFVVSVLITDLLYTLVDPRIQYD from the coding sequence GTGCTCCCGTTTCTCGTCCGCCGTGTATTGCTGATGGTGCCGGTGTTGGCCGGCATCATTTTCATCACTTTCGGCCTCCTGGCCTTCGCGCCGGGCAGCTACATCAGTCTGGCGCTCAGTTCAGGCATCTCCAACCCGCAGGTGCTCGAGCGGGTCCGTCAGCAGCTCCGACTCGACGAGCCGTGGTACGAACGCTTCGGGCACTACCTGTGGGACGTGCTGCACGGTGACCTGGGCCAGTCGATCGTGGCCGGGCAGCCGGTGATCTCGCAGCTGTGGGCGGCGCTGCCAAACACCCTGATCCTGACCATCTCCTCGCTGCTGTTCGCGGTAGTGGTCTCGCTGATCGCGGGCAGTCTGGCCGGGGCGCGGCCGAATACCGCCGCCGACTACCTGGCCTCAGGCATCAGCGTGCTGGGGGTGGCGCTGCCCAGCTTCTGGCTGGGCCTGATGCTGATCCTGCTATTCAGCTTGAAGCTGCGCTGGCTCCCGCTGGGCGGGGGCGGCACCGGCAACCTGAGCCAGGGGCTGTGGCCGTTCCTGAGCTACCTGATCCTGCCGACCGTCGCGCTGGGCAGCGAACTGACCGCCATCCTGACCCGTCTGACGCGGGGCGCACTCCTGGACGTCCTTTCCGAAGACTACATCCGCACGGCGCGGGCCAAGGGCGTGTCGCCTGGCCGGGTGCTGTACCGGCATGCCCTGCGCAATGCGGCCCTGCCCCTGATCACCACGGCTGGCATCCAGTTCGGGGGCCTGCTGGGGGGCGCTGTAGTGGTCGAGACCATCTTTTCCTGGCCAGGAATGGGACTGTTAACCGTGAGCGCCATCCAGCAGCGCGACCTGCCGATGATCCAGGGCAGCGTGCTGGTGTTCGCCACGCTGTTCGTGGTTTCGGTGCTCATTACGGACCTGCTGTACACCCTCGTCGATCCGAGAATCCAGTATGACTAG
- a CDS encoding EAL domain-containing protein, whose amino-acid sequence MAGLQGGCPKCARPCILTWTGFPGSGQHNSQHQTLTNATLIQNILESVQEACLSVDNEWRLLYVNSRMAAFLGQPSETLQGQSLWTVLPEPLETLLSPHFHAAVREQQAASIEIFGEVQREWFEIRFYPYAAGLTVYSYNINAKKVEEQAQSDRNEILEMTVQGKDLNAILQQTAAMLERQWPTYACTILLNDKGRLYTCAAPSLPAAFRQAIDGLDISGGEGICGTAALHAELVVVEDVTTNPSCADHLNLLITNNLRACASLPIIDGANIVLGTMALYGQRPGAFPEQVLQDLNKASRLAAVAIEHHVLSQHLVYQSKHDALTGLANRVLFGEHLQEVIQVALKAESPMALLYIDVNDFKGVNDSLGHLAGDQVLVSLAQRLLACVRQGDLLARMSGDEFTVILPFTNQMNAMQVAQRCLDSFALPFLVAERELYLTAAIGISLTPEGGRDSETLQRNADLAMYHAKSNKQNIAVYETVLGRHAYDRFQLITYLRRAVEKNELELLYQSQVQLAGQTLIGVEALLRWRHPHLGVVSPADFIPLAEETGLIIPIGEWVMREACLQGVRWRAAGHPPVRIAVNVSSVQFQHADFVQMVAACLHETGLPGEQLELELTERLVMDDVATSVERMHELRRLGVTISIDDFGTGFSSLSYLVQFPINLLKIDRSFVTGLSDTSVNFPVVKAIIDLAHSLKLGVIGEGIETREESEALEQLGCSLGQGYLFARPRSASEIFLPAASGN is encoded by the coding sequence ATGGCTGGCCTCCAGGGGGGATGCCCCAAGTGTGCCAGACCCTGCATTCTCACGTGGACAGGTTTTCCGGGTTCAGGTCAGCACAACTCTCAACACCAGACACTGACGAACGCCACACTCATCCAGAACATCCTGGAAAGCGTTCAGGAAGCCTGCCTCTCGGTGGACAACGAATGGCGCCTGCTGTATGTCAACTCTCGGATGGCCGCTTTCCTGGGCCAACCCAGTGAAACGCTGCAGGGTCAGAGCCTCTGGACTGTCCTCCCAGAACCGCTAGAGACCCTATTGTCTCCTCACTTTCATGCGGCAGTACGTGAACAGCAAGCTGCGTCCATAGAGATATTTGGCGAAGTCCAACGGGAATGGTTCGAGATTCGGTTCTATCCTTACGCTGCTGGCCTCACCGTGTATTCGTACAACATCAACGCCAAAAAAGTGGAAGAGCAGGCCCAGAGTGACCGCAACGAAATCCTGGAGATGACAGTCCAGGGAAAAGACCTGAATGCCATTTTGCAGCAGACCGCCGCGATGCTCGAACGGCAGTGGCCCACCTATGCCTGCACCATCCTCCTCAATGACAAAGGGCGGCTCTACACCTGTGCCGCTCCCAGCCTTCCGGCTGCGTTTCGGCAGGCCATCGATGGCCTCGACATCAGCGGGGGCGAAGGCATCTGTGGGACAGCCGCCTTGCACGCCGAACTGGTGGTCGTCGAGGACGTGACGACGAATCCCAGTTGCGCCGACCACCTCAACCTGCTGATCACCAACAATTTACGCGCCTGCGCTTCGCTTCCCATCATCGACGGCGCCAACATCGTCCTCGGCACGATGGCGCTGTACGGCCAGCGTCCAGGTGCCTTTCCAGAGCAGGTGCTGCAGGATTTGAACAAAGCCAGTCGCCTCGCGGCCGTGGCGATCGAACACCACGTCCTGTCTCAGCACCTTGTCTACCAGTCCAAACACGACGCCCTGACCGGGTTGGCCAACCGAGTGCTGTTTGGGGAACACCTTCAAGAAGTCATTCAAGTGGCACTCAAGGCCGAAAGTCCGATGGCCCTGTTGTACATCGATGTCAACGACTTCAAGGGCGTCAACGACTCGCTGGGTCATCTGGCAGGCGATCAAGTGCTGGTCAGTCTGGCCCAGCGCCTGCTGGCATGCGTGCGACAGGGTGACCTTCTGGCGAGAATGAGCGGCGATGAATTCACAGTCATTCTGCCGTTCACCAATCAAATGAACGCGATGCAGGTGGCGCAGCGTTGCCTGGACAGCTTCGCCCTTCCCTTTCTGGTCGCAGAGCGGGAACTCTACCTCACCGCCGCCATTGGAATCAGTTTGACGCCCGAAGGTGGTCGTGACAGCGAAACCCTACAACGCAACGCCGATCTGGCGATGTATCACGCCAAGAGCAATAAGCAGAACATAGCGGTGTATGAAACCGTCCTGGGTCGGCACGCCTACGACCGATTTCAGTTGATCACCTACTTGCGCCGGGCCGTCGAGAAGAACGAACTTGAACTGCTGTACCAGTCCCAGGTTCAGCTGGCGGGCCAGACCCTGATCGGGGTCGAGGCCCTGCTGCGGTGGAGGCATCCGCACCTGGGCGTGGTGTCGCCGGCTGATTTTATCCCCCTCGCCGAAGAAACGGGTCTGATCATCCCGATCGGAGAGTGGGTGATGAGGGAAGCCTGCCTCCAGGGGGTGCGCTGGCGAGCGGCCGGGCACCCGCCTGTCCGGATCGCGGTGAATGTCTCATCGGTGCAGTTCCAACACGCTGACTTCGTTCAGATGGTGGCTGCCTGCCTCCACGAGACCGGGCTTCCTGGGGAGCAACTGGAATTGGAGCTCACGGAGCGGTTGGTGATGGATGACGTTGCCACCTCAGTGGAGCGAATGCATGAGCTTCGTCGTCTGGGCGTGACCATCTCGATCGATGACTTCGGGACTGGGTTTTCGAGTCTGAGCTACCTAGTGCAATTTCCAATCAACCTGTTGAAAATCGATCGCTCGTTCGTGACGGGCTTAAGCGATACGTCGGTCAACTTTCCGGTGGTCAAGGCGATTATTGACCTGGCTCACAGCCTGAAGCTGGGGGTGATTGGCGAGGGCATCGAAACTCGGGAGGAGAGCGAGGCGCTTGAGCAACTCGGCTGTTCTCTGGGACAGGGGTACCTGTTTGCGCGGCCCAGGTCTGCGAGCGAGATCTTTCTTCCGGCGGCCAGCGGCAATTAA
- a CDS encoding ParA family protein: MITATVFNHAGGAGKTSLTRDVGYELALTGLRVLLIDLDPQANLTTWLGIPVQDVALSGTVYPVATDGQPLPPPMYVHGLDLIPSQVDLALAETGMLGVPGSQLFLRQALETVRDRYDLVLIDSPPSVGQLAILGAAAADRLIVPIPTRAKGLHALPGLQKATGLYRRLRPELEVALYVPTFYDARRSHDREVLETLQAHLSPLAEPVPDRAAVWIDSNLAGEPVGVFAKGSPVHEDVLRLTSRVAAALGLSA, translated from the coding sequence GTGATCACCGCGACCGTGTTCAACCATGCAGGCGGGGCAGGGAAGACCAGCCTCACCCGTGACGTCGGCTATGAACTTGCCCTGACGGGCCTCCGGGTTCTGCTGATCGACCTGGATCCGCAGGCAAACCTCACGACCTGGCTGGGCATTCCGGTGCAGGACGTAGCCCTGAGCGGCACGGTCTACCCGGTGGCTACCGATGGTCAGCCGCTGCCTCCGCCGATGTACGTCCACGGTCTCGACCTGATTCCCAGCCAGGTGGATCTGGCCCTCGCCGAGACCGGCATGCTGGGCGTGCCTGGCTCCCAACTGTTCTTGCGGCAGGCCCTGGAAACGGTGCGTGATCGGTACGATCTGGTTCTCATTGATTCTCCGCCCAGCGTAGGCCAGTTGGCGATCCTGGGCGCCGCAGCCGCCGACCGGCTGATCGTGCCGATTCCCACGCGGGCCAAGGGCCTGCACGCGCTGCCCGGCCTGCAGAAAGCGACGGGTCTGTACCGGCGCCTGCGTCCGGAGCTGGAGGTCGCCCTCTACGTCCCGACCTTCTATGATGCGCGACGCTCGCATGACCGTGAGGTCCTGGAGACCCTACAGGCACACCTGAGCCCGCTGGCGGAACCGGTTCCGGATCGGGCAGCGGTGTGGATCGACAGCAATTTGGCAGGCGAGCCAGTCGGGGTGTTCGCCAAGGGCAGCCCGGTACATGAAGACGTCCTTCGTCTGACGAGCCGGGTGGCAGCCGCGCTGGGGCTGAGCGCATGA
- a CDS encoding ABC transporter permease, with protein MTDTLKTTSAASRRTSRRWRAFTRNRLSVVGVVILVVFYLSALLAPWIAPHDPLALDLQHQFLLPGQHGYLLGTDNFGRDLLSRLIYGSRISLTAGLGVVLIAAGLGTGLGLLAGYFRGWIDTLIMRLVEIFFAFPFLVLVIAVIAVLGSSVLNVVWVLGLVSWPIYARLVRGQVLSLRQRDFVEAARASGASSGRIMFRHILPNSLTPIIVAATFGVPQAILALAALGFLGLGVQPPAPEWGTMVSEGKNFLLQAPLLIVWPGVVIALAVMGFNFLGDGLRQAFDPRNAG; from the coding sequence ATGACTGACACGCTCAAGACTACATCCGCCGCGTCGCGGCGCACTTCCCGGCGCTGGCGGGCCTTTACCCGGAACCGACTCAGCGTCGTCGGGGTGGTAATTCTGGTGGTCTTCTATCTCTCAGCGCTGCTGGCTCCCTGGATTGCCCCACACGACCCTCTCGCGCTCGACCTGCAACACCAATTCCTGCTGCCGGGGCAACACGGTTATCTGCTCGGCACTGACAACTTCGGTCGTGACCTGCTCTCGCGCTTGATCTACGGCTCACGCATCTCGCTGACGGCGGGGCTGGGCGTGGTGCTGATCGCGGCGGGCCTGGGGACAGGGCTGGGCCTGCTGGCCGGCTACTTCCGGGGCTGGATCGACACCCTGATCATGCGGCTGGTGGAGATCTTCTTCGCCTTCCCGTTCCTGGTGCTGGTGATCGCGGTGATCGCGGTGCTGGGCTCGAGTGTGCTGAACGTGGTGTGGGTGCTGGGGCTGGTCAGCTGGCCGATCTACGCCCGGCTGGTGCGCGGCCAGGTTCTCAGCCTGCGCCAGCGCGACTTTGTCGAGGCCGCCCGGGCCAGTGGCGCGAGTTCCGGACGGATCATGTTCCGCCACATCCTCCCCAACAGCCTCACTCCGATCATTGTGGCGGCCACCTTCGGCGTGCCGCAGGCAATCCTGGCGCTGGCGGCACTGGGTTTCCTGGGGCTGGGGGTGCAGCCGCCCGCGCCGGAATGGGGCACCATGGTCAGCGAGGGCAAGAACTTCCTGCTGCAGGCCCCACTGCTGATCGTGTGGCCAGGCGTGGTGATCGCGCTGGCCGTGATGGGCTTTAACTTCCTGGGCGACGGGCTACGCCAGGCGTTCGACCCGCGCAACGCCGGCTGA
- a CDS encoding MSMEG_1061 family FMN-dependent PPOX-type flavoprotein: MNLDPEFLVQSDTDLAGLYRPPSTLVIRKVMNYLDADFQRIIAAAPLVLLATHGETGVDCSPRGDPGQAAFVDDPHTLVLPDRPGNNRIDSIRNILHDPQVGLLFLVPGVNEGFRVNGVARLTRDPAVLERYAYLGRPPVTLIVVEVHEAFLHCARALLRSDIWNLERRSGPVLPNFAQMLSQQVQAAVRDQDLAVEDDR, encoded by the coding sequence ATGAACCTCGACCCGGAGTTCCTGGTGCAGTCGGACACCGACCTCGCCGGACTGTACCGGCCGCCCAGCACTCTGGTGATCCGCAAGGTGATGAACTACCTCGACGCCGACTTCCAGCGCATCATCGCCGCCGCGCCGCTGGTGCTGCTGGCGACCCACGGCGAGACTGGCGTGGACTGCTCGCCGCGCGGCGACCCCGGGCAGGCAGCGTTCGTGGACGACCCGCACACCCTGGTGCTGCCGGATCGCCCCGGTAACAACCGCATCGACAGCATCCGCAACATCCTGCATGACCCGCAGGTCGGCCTGCTGTTCCTGGTACCGGGAGTCAACGAGGGCTTCCGGGTCAATGGGGTCGCGCGGCTCACCCGCGATCCGGCGGTGCTGGAGCGGTACGCCTATCTCGGCCGGCCGCCCGTCACCCTGATCGTCGTGGAGGTGCACGAAGCGTTCTTGCACTGCGCCCGTGCCCTGCTGCGCTCCGACATCTGGAATCTGGAACGCCGCTCCGGGCCGGTGCTGCCGAACTTTGCCCAGATGCTCAGCCAGCAGGTGCAGGCAGCGGTGAGAGATCAGGATCTGGCGGTAGAGGACGATCGGTAG
- a CDS encoding ABC transporter substrate-binding protein: MSTSLVAGLWVLSAFLGAASAQAAADGGTLRISFTALRQLDPYKTGGSNDEGNVDGLVFDALVYMDVKVTPRPLLATSWKTTDSTTWVFTLRKGVKFQDGNAVFAKGQGREVTAADVVYSVNRFTKVSNAYSIGDIASVKATDKYTVEIKTAKPNPFLVIDPNQLAQVAIVPHEAIEKLGEEGFARTPVGSGPFKVQSFTPNQTLTLTRNDSYWIPPKLKQVQFIYLPDPTVATLAVQSGRVDVVPYLLDVDSATQLANQRSVKLVQGAGSYRGLGFNVKTAPFDDPNVRKAISMAIDIDSAYKAVLGPHAIRAYGQVPPWVPFGYDPTLKNLWSYNPAGAAALLTKAGYTKNDQGQYAKDGKPLTISLKTIAGSQVRVLTILATQLKAFGIDTSLQQQDVSVWADDLLKGNTGMFFDFSYAGTTGLYALFGGNNIGASNTHQYKNAGVDALFAQALQTVEPANRSLLWKRAQRAIFRETVGIPLYFENGYAVVGAGVQGFVPAYGPMKLVAPTTNVMFGP, translated from the coding sequence ATGTCGACAAGCCTGGTGGCTGGACTCTGGGTTCTTTCTGCTTTTCTGGGGGCCGCTTCGGCACAGGCTGCTGCCGATGGCGGTACACTCCGCATCTCGTTCACCGCGCTCCGTCAGCTCGATCCCTACAAGACCGGAGGCAGCAACGACGAAGGGAATGTCGATGGACTGGTCTTCGACGCCCTGGTCTACATGGATGTCAAGGTAACGCCCCGTCCGCTGCTGGCGACCAGCTGGAAAACGACCGACAGCACCACATGGGTGTTTACCCTACGCAAGGGCGTGAAGTTCCAGGATGGCAACGCGGTGTTCGCCAAAGGCCAGGGCCGCGAGGTGACAGCCGCTGACGTCGTGTACTCGGTCAACCGGTTCACCAAGGTGAGCAACGCCTACTCGATCGGGGACATCGCCAGCGTGAAGGCCACCGACAAGTACACCGTCGAGATCAAGACCGCCAAGCCCAATCCGTTCCTGGTGATCGACCCCAACCAGCTCGCCCAGGTGGCGATCGTGCCGCACGAGGCCATCGAAAAGCTGGGCGAAGAGGGTTTTGCGCGCACGCCGGTGGGTTCTGGGCCGTTCAAGGTGCAGTCCTTCACGCCTAACCAGACGCTGACGCTCACGCGCAACGACAGTTACTGGATTCCGCCGAAGCTCAAGCAGGTGCAGTTCATCTACCTCCCGGATCCGACCGTCGCCACGCTGGCCGTGCAGAGTGGCCGGGTGGACGTGGTGCCCTACTTGCTGGACGTCGATTCCGCCACGCAGCTGGCCAATCAGCGCAGTGTGAAGCTGGTTCAGGGTGCGGGCTCATACCGGGGATTGGGCTTCAACGTCAAAACGGCGCCCTTCGACGACCCCAACGTGCGCAAGGCCATCTCCATGGCGATTGACATCGACAGCGCGTACAAGGCGGTGCTGGGGCCGCACGCCATCCGGGCCTATGGACAGGTGCCGCCCTGGGTGCCTTTCGGCTACGATCCGACTCTCAAGAACCTGTGGTCGTACAACCCGGCCGGGGCCGCCGCGCTGCTGACCAAGGCGGGTTACACCAAGAACGACCAGGGCCAGTACGCCAAGGACGGCAAGCCGCTCACGATCAGCCTCAAGACCATCGCCGGATCGCAGGTACGGGTGCTGACCATCCTCGCCACCCAGCTCAAGGCTTTCGGCATCGACACCAGCCTCCAGCAGCAGGACGTGTCGGTATGGGCCGACGACCTGCTCAAGGGCAACACCGGAATGTTCTTCGACTTCAGCTACGCCGGCACCACTGGCCTGTACGCGCTGTTCGGCGGCAACAACATCGGGGCCAGCAATACCCACCAGTACAAGAACGCGGGGGTTGATGCGCTCTTTGCCCAGGCCCTGCAGACGGTCGAGCCCGCGAACCGTAGCCTGCTGTGGAAGCGCGCCCAGCGCGCCATTTTCCGCGAGACGGTAGGCATTCCTCTGTACTTCGAGAACGGTTACGCGGTGGTCGGGGCCGGGGTGCAGGGTTTCGTGCCCGCCTACGGTCCGATGAAGCTGGTGGCGCCGACGACCAACGTCATGTTCGGCCCCTAA
- a CDS encoding PAS domain-containing protein, which translates to MSHAQAFQLHHAALDAVPSALAVLDHGGLIVEVNQAWHRFNHDNGLLPPHAAVGSNYLQACETGQSTDGQAAAEGIRKVISGEMAEYFQVYPCHSTHEHRWFRLCVTPFTDAPLLMLIHENITELH; encoded by the coding sequence ATGAGTCACGCTCAGGCATTTCAGCTTCATCACGCAGCACTCGACGCCGTCCCTTCCGCTCTGGCTGTGCTCGACCATGGCGGTTTGATCGTTGAAGTCAATCAAGCCTGGCACCGGTTTAACCACGACAATGGCCTGTTGCCCCCTCACGCTGCAGTGGGCAGCAATTACCTGCAGGCCTGTGAAACAGGCCAATCAACGGATGGACAAGCGGCAGCGGAGGGCATACGCAAAGTCATTTCCGGCGAGATGGCAGAGTATTTCCAGGTCTATCCCTGCCATTCCACCCACGAACACCGCTGGTTCCGACTGTGTGTCACGCCCTTTACCGATGCCCCCCTGTTAATGCTCATCCATGAAAACATCACTGAACTGCACTGA
- a CDS encoding VOC family protein: MASIQSIDSVGLCVTDLARALTFYRQLGFEPLSHDGRGCALRAGRARLLLFETHHPQPHAQTRGFALIYNAPGFDHLTLQVQDVDRIHAELLKRGIAFSRPPVDEPWGARVALLKDPDGNNLCLLEWTREARGSVSHSAR, from the coding sequence ATGGCGAGCATTCAGAGCATTGACAGTGTCGGTCTCTGTGTCACCGACCTCGCGCGCGCGCTCACCTTCTACCGGCAACTTGGGTTCGAGCCTCTCTCCCATGACGGCCGGGGGTGTGCGCTGCGGGCAGGGCGTGCGCGGCTCCTCCTGTTTGAGACGCACCATCCGCAGCCCCATGCCCAGACCCGTGGATTTGCGCTGATCTACAACGCGCCGGGCTTCGATCACCTCACCCTGCAGGTACAGGACGTGGATCGGATACACGCGGAACTTCTGAAGCGGGGCATTGCCTTCAGCCGTCCGCCGGTGGATGAGCCGTGGGGCGCGCGGGTCGCCCTGCTTAAGGATCCGGACGGCAACAATCTGTGCCTGTTGGAGTGGACGCGGGAAGCGAGAGGGTCGGTCAGCCATTCGGCAAGGTGA